The following are encoded together in the Bacteroidota bacterium genome:
- a CDS encoding formylglycine-generating enzyme family protein: MKKSKQSCLLITVILVIITGPQIQAQPVSIHKPEMILVQGGRFLMGCLTSTPGEVDDLQKSFEDRAKPAFYATVDSFYISKYEITVQQFADFVNATAYITEAEQKGSSVAILSSSSNYKKTNNINWRFNVSGTQKLPEKDYTLPAIYISWNDANAYCEWLSSITHEKYRLPTEAEWEYAAKGGNKSKGYRYSGSDSINKVGWCGNNSGFFLHPIGQKAPNELGIYDMTGNVQEWCLDRYGAYLPKEQYNPSGPTDGTQKVIRGSSWFFLKNCHDVVYRSPVEPDYSSAQIGFRIVKEVKN, translated from the coding sequence ATGAAAAAATCAAAACAGAGCTGTCTTCTCATCACGGTAATTCTGGTGATTATTACCGGTCCTCAAATACAGGCACAGCCTGTAAGCATCCATAAACCGGAAATGATATTGGTACAAGGCGGGCGCTTCCTGATGGGCTGCCTCACATCTACACCCGGTGAGGTTGATGATCTGCAAAAAAGCTTTGAAGACCGAGCGAAACCGGCTTTTTACGCAACAGTTGATTCCTTTTATATCAGTAAATATGAAATTACTGTACAGCAATTTGCAGATTTTGTAAATGCCACTGCCTATATTACGGAAGCAGAACAAAAGGGTTCTTCAGTTGCTATACTGAGCAGTAGTTCGAACTACAAAAAAACAAACAATATTAACTGGCGCTTTAATGTTTCAGGAACACAGAAGTTGCCTGAAAAGGATTATACCCTGCCCGCTATATATATTAGTTGGAATGATGCTAATGCCTATTGCGAGTGGCTCAGCAGTATTACTCATGAAAAATACCGTCTGCCAACAGAGGCAGAATGGGAATATGCCGCGAAAGGCGGAAACAAAAGTAAAGGGTACCGGTACAGCGGCAGTGACAGTATAAACAAAGTCGGGTGGTGTGGAAATAATTCCGGATTTTTTTTACACCCGATCGGGCAGAAGGCTCCGAATGAACTGGGCATTTATGATATGACCGGGAATGTACAGGAATGGTGCCTCGACCGGTACGGAGCGTATTTACCAAAAGAACAGTATAATCCAAGCGGGCCAACAGATGGTACTCAAAAAGTTATACGCGGTTCGTCATGGTTTTTTCTTAAAAATTGTCATGACGTTGTTTACAGAAGTCCGGTTGAACCTGATTACAGCAGTGCTCAAATCGGCTTTAGGATAGTAAAAGAAGTGAAAAATTAA